The following proteins are co-located in the Bradyrhizobium sp. AZCC 2176 genome:
- the clpA gene encoding ATP-dependent Clp protease ATP-binding subunit ClpA, with amino-acid sequence MPTFSQSLEQSLHRALAIANERHHQYATLEHLLLSLIDDSDAAAVMRACSVDLDKLRTSLVNYLETEFENLVTDGADDAKPTAGFQRVIQRAVIHVQSSGREEVTGANVLIAIFAERESHAAYFLQEQDMTRYDAVNYISHGIAKRPGVSEARPVRGVDEETETKGNEDAKKKGEALETYCVNLNKKARDGKIDPVIGRNAEINRAIQVLCRRQKNNPLFVGEAGVGKTAIAEGLAKRIVDSEVPEVLAAATVFSLDMGTLLAGTRYRGDFEERLKQVLKELEAHPNAILFIDEIHTVIGAGATSGGAMDASNLLKPALAAGNIRCMGSTTYKEYRQHFEKDRALVRRFQKIDINEPTVEDAIAILKGLKPYFEDYHRLKYTNEAIEAAVQLSSRYIHDRKLPDKAIDVIDESGAAQMLVSEHRRKKTIGIKEIETTIATMARIPPKSVSKDDAEVLKHLEQTLKRVVFGQDKAIESLSAAIKLARAGLREPEKPIGSYLFSGPTGVGKTEVAKQLAASLGVELLRFDMSEYMERHTVSRLIGAPPGYVGFDQGGLLTDGVDQHPHCVVLLDEIEKAHPDLYNVLLQIMDHGRLTDHNGKQINFRNVILIMTTNAGAADLARQAFGFTRNKREGDDHEAINRQFAPEFRNRLDAIVSFAHLNADVIGMVVEKFVLQLEAQLADRDVTIELSESAKAWLIEHGYDEQMGARPMARVIQEHIKKPLADEVLFGHLKGGGHVRVVLVKDEASADGKDKIGFEFVEGPVTPKPEKLPGARKRKPKPGGPNGGGSSKGPASRGPLVKA; translated from the coding sequence ATGCCAACTTTTTCCCAAAGCCTTGAACAATCCCTGCATCGTGCGCTGGCGATTGCAAACGAGCGGCATCATCAATATGCGACGCTCGAACACCTTCTGCTGTCGCTGATCGATGACTCGGATGCGGCGGCGGTGATGCGTGCCTGCAGCGTCGATCTCGACAAGCTGCGCACCAGCCTCGTCAACTATCTTGAGACCGAATTCGAAAATCTGGTGACGGACGGAGCCGACGACGCCAAGCCGACCGCAGGCTTCCAGCGCGTGATCCAGCGCGCGGTGATTCATGTCCAGTCCTCCGGTCGCGAAGAAGTGACCGGCGCCAATGTGCTGATCGCGATTTTCGCGGAGCGCGAAAGCCATGCCGCCTATTTCCTGCAGGAGCAGGACATGACGCGGTACGACGCGGTCAACTATATCAGTCACGGCATCGCCAAGCGGCCGGGTGTCTCCGAAGCGCGGCCCGTGCGCGGCGTCGACGAGGAGACCGAGACCAAGGGCAACGAGGACGCCAAGAAGAAGGGGGAGGCGCTCGAGACCTATTGCGTCAATCTCAACAAGAAAGCCCGCGACGGCAAGATCGATCCGGTGATCGGGCGCAATGCCGAGATCAACCGCGCGATCCAGGTGCTGTGCCGCCGGCAGAAGAACAACCCGCTGTTCGTGGGCGAGGCCGGAGTCGGCAAGACCGCGATCGCGGAAGGGCTCGCCAAGCGCATCGTCGACTCGGAAGTGCCGGAAGTGCTGGCCGCGGCCACCGTGTTCTCGCTCGACATGGGTACGCTGCTCGCGGGCACGCGCTACCGCGGCGATTTCGAGGAGCGGCTGAAACAGGTCTTGAAGGAACTGGAGGCCCATCCGAATGCCATCCTGTTCATCGATGAAATCCACACCGTGATCGGCGCCGGCGCGACCTCTGGCGGCGCGATGGATGCGTCCAACCTGCTCAAGCCCGCGCTCGCCGCGGGCAACATCCGCTGCATGGGCTCAACCACCTACAAAGAATATCGCCAGCATTTCGAGAAGGACCGCGCGCTGGTGCGCCGGTTCCAGAAGATCGACATCAATGAGCCGACGGTCGAGGATGCGATCGCGATCCTGAAGGGCCTGAAGCCTTATTTCGAGGATTACCACCGACTGAAATACACCAATGAGGCGATCGAGGCTGCGGTGCAGCTCTCCTCGCGCTACATCCACGACCGCAAGCTACCCGACAAGGCGATCGATGTGATCGACGAGTCGGGCGCCGCACAAATGCTGGTCTCCGAGCACAGGCGCAAGAAGACCATCGGCATCAAGGAAATCGAGACCACGATCGCGACCATGGCGCGGATCCCGCCCAAGAGCGTGTCGAAGGACGATGCCGAGGTGCTGAAGCATCTCGAACAGACCTTGAAGCGCGTGGTGTTCGGCCAGGACAAGGCGATCGAGTCGCTTTCCGCAGCGATCAAGCTGGCGCGGGCGGGCCTGCGCGAGCCAGAGAAGCCGATCGGAAGCTACCTGTTCTCGGGCCCCACCGGCGTCGGCAAGACCGAGGTGGCCAAGCAGCTCGCGGCCTCGCTCGGCGTCGAGCTGTTGCGCTTCGACATGTCCGAATACATGGAGCGGCACACGGTGTCGCGCCTGATCGGCGCGCCTCCCGGCTATGTCGGCTTCGACCAAGGCGGCCTCTTGACCGATGGCGTGGACCAGCATCCGCATTGCGTGGTGCTGCTCGACGAAATCGAGAAGGCGCATCCGGATCTGTACAACGTGCTGTTGCAGATCATGGATCACGGCAGGCTGACTGACCATAACGGCAAGCAGATCAACTTCCGCAACGTGATCCTGATCATGACCACGAATGCGGGCGCGGCCGATCTTGCACGCCAGGCCTTCGGCTTCACGCGCAACAAGCGGGAAGGCGATGACCACGAAGCGATCAACCGCCAGTTCGCGCCGGAATTCCGCAACCGGCTCGATGCGATCGTGTCCTTCGCCCATCTCAATGCCGACGTCATCGGCATGGTGGTCGAGAAGTTTGTGTTGCAGCTCGAGGCGCAGCTCGCCGACCGCGACGTCACCATCGAGCTGTCGGAGTCCGCCAAGGCCTGGCTGATCGAGCATGGCTATGATGAACAGATGGGGGCGCGGCCGATGGCCCGCGTGATCCAGGAGCACATCAAGAAGCCGCTCGCGGACGAAGTGCTGTTCGGTCACCTCAAGGGCGGCGGCCATGTCCGCGTCGTACTGGTGAAGGACGAGGCGAGCGCGGACGGCAAGGACAAGATCGGCTTCGAGTTTGTCGAGGGACCGGTCACGCCGAAGCCGGAAAAGCTGCCCGGCGCCCGCAAGCGCAAGCCGAAGCCGGGCGGTCCGAACGGGGGCGGCAGCTCCAAGGGCCCGGCCTCGCGAGGGCCGCTGGTCAAGGCGTAA
- the clpS gene encoding ATP-dependent Clp protease adapter ClpS, translating to MGNDENRTAGTSGPSTSVITKVKPKTKRPNLYRVLILNDDYTPMEFVVHVLEKFFQKDAEAATKIMLHVHHHGIGECGVFTYEIAETKVTQVMDFARKHQHPLQCVMEKK from the coding sequence ATGGGCAATGACGAGAACCGCACTGCCGGAACCAGCGGGCCGTCGACGTCGGTCATCACCAAGGTCAAGCCGAAGACCAAGCGTCCGAACCTGTATCGCGTCCTTATTCTGAACGACGACTACACGCCGATGGAGTTTGTCGTTCATGTGCTGGAGAAGTTCTTCCAGAAAGACGCCGAAGCGGCCACCAAGATCATGCTCCATGTGCACCACCACGGGATCGGTGAGTGCGGCGTGTTCACCTACGAGATTGCCGAGACCAAGGTCACGCAGGTGATGGATTTTGCGCGCAAGCACCAGCATCCCCTGCAATGCGTGATGGAAAAGAAATAG
- a CDS encoding phasin family protein — MVKVEDIQNYGKEHLESVAASASNLQSGVQAIASAYGDYAKKSFEDTKSFVEKLSGVKSLDKALEAQTEFARSSYETFVAESQKIAGLYTDLAKQTFKPYEGLVAKFTPAAH, encoded by the coding sequence ATGGTCAAGGTTGAAGACATTCAGAACTACGGCAAAGAGCATCTCGAATCGGTTGCCGCTTCCGCGAGCAACCTGCAGAGCGGCGTTCAGGCGATCGCGAGCGCCTATGGCGACTACGCCAAGAAGTCGTTCGAAGACACCAAATCATTCGTCGAAAAGCTCTCCGGCGTGAAGTCGCTGGACAAGGCGCTCGAAGCCCAGACCGAATTCGCGCGCTCTTCCTACGAGACCTTCGTCGCGGAATCGCAGAAGATCGCCGGCCTCTACACCGATCTCGCCAAGCAGACCTTCAAACCCTACGAAGGCCTGGTCGCGAAGTTCACGCCGGCCGCGCACTAA
- a CDS encoding serine hydrolase, whose amino-acid sequence MLRTTLASSRALRVCALGLVTFTTAILISSESAEARRYKHRRHHHVVRESYSPQFSSIVVDGNSGAVLSSNNPDGIRRPASLTKIMTLYLLFERLDAGKMKLDTEMEVSEHASEQAPTKLGLRPGQTLKVEDAIKGLVTRSANDAAVVVAEAIAGDEAEFARLMTRKARALGMSKTTYRNASGLPNDEQLTTARDQATLGRAIQDRFPRYYRYFATSVFNYRGQSIRNHNRLLGNVEGVDGIKTGYTRASGFNLVSSMRRGNRHLVGVVLGGRSGGSRDATMRNLLAENLEKGATKRTVAAITERNPADGTVDVAEAETASRPAEVAQSGNAVAAAEPGLAAMPVTRSIGPAKPSLMAAAAAALPSPPAKVEQSKFEPQAKPEPAPLTSGVIQTQAISAIPGSAEPMKPVKVKTVQVKAGPMKLAAAGPSQPAAPPITSAIPARPEVAETSSAVVAKAAENKTEAAKEALRAAMPQQPAGHGTGNGVLGVLPASSLAHAPSQAPHAQALAYAEPAPHAQPQVVQQNDAAKPAAPAVVRTGWIVQVGALESESEAKQRIDLARTKASALLSKADPFTEPVVSKDNRTLFRARFAGLERDQAEAVCRTLKRADISCMTVRN is encoded by the coding sequence ATGCTTCGTACAACCTTGGCTTCCTCGCGCGCTTTGCGAGTGTGCGCCCTCGGACTCGTTACCTTTACGACTGCGATCCTGATCAGCAGCGAGAGCGCCGAGGCCCGCCGCTACAAGCACCGTCGACACCATCACGTCGTGCGCGAGAGCTACAGCCCGCAGTTCTCCTCGATCGTCGTCGACGGCAATTCCGGCGCGGTGCTCTCCTCCAACAATCCCGACGGTATCCGGCGCCCGGCGTCGCTGACCAAGATCATGACGCTCTATCTGCTGTTCGAGCGCCTCGACGCCGGCAAGATGAAGCTGGACACCGAGATGGAGGTTTCCGAACACGCTTCCGAGCAGGCGCCGACCAAGCTTGGCCTGCGCCCCGGCCAGACGCTGAAGGTCGAGGACGCCATCAAGGGCCTCGTGACGCGTTCCGCCAACGACGCCGCCGTCGTGGTCGCCGAAGCCATTGCCGGCGATGAAGCCGAATTCGCCAGGCTGATGACGCGCAAGGCGCGCGCGCTTGGCATGAGCAAGACCACCTACCGCAACGCATCCGGCCTGCCCAACGACGAGCAACTGACCACGGCGCGCGATCAGGCCACGCTCGGCCGTGCGATCCAGGACCGCTTCCCGCGCTACTACCGTTACTTCGCGACCTCGGTGTTCAATTATCGCGGCCAGTCGATCCGCAACCACAATCGCCTGCTCGGCAACGTCGAAGGCGTCGACGGCATCAAGACCGGCTACACCCGCGCCTCCGGCTTCAACCTCGTAAGTTCAATGCGCCGCGGCAACCGCCACCTTGTCGGCGTGGTGCTGGGCGGCCGCAGCGGCGGTTCGCGTGACGCCACCATGCGCAACCTGCTGGCGGAGAACCTGGAGAAGGGCGCGACCAAGCGTACGGTTGCCGCGATCACCGAACGAAATCCCGCGGACGGCACCGTCGATGTGGCCGAAGCCGAGACCGCGTCGCGTCCGGCCGAAGTGGCCCAGTCCGGCAACGCCGTCGCCGCCGCCGAACCAGGGCTCGCAGCCATGCCCGTGACCCGCTCGATCGGGCCGGCAAAGCCGTCGCTGATGGCCGCAGCCGCCGCTGCGCTGCCATCCCCGCCCGCCAAGGTCGAGCAGAGCAAGTTCGAACCGCAAGCCAAGCCCGAACCGGCACCGTTGACCAGCGGCGTGATCCAGACCCAGGCGATCTCCGCGATCCCGGGCTCGGCCGAGCCGATGAAGCCGGTCAAGGTCAAGACGGTTCAGGTCAAGGCCGGCCCGATGAAACTGGCGGCCGCTGGCCCCTCGCAGCCCGCGGCCCCGCCGATCACCAGCGCCATCCCCGCCCGTCCCGAAGTCGCCGAGACCTCCAGCGCCGTTGTCGCCAAGGCTGCCGAGAACAAGACTGAGGCCGCCAAGGAAGCTCTCAGGGCCGCCATGCCGCAACAGCCGGCTGGTCACGGTACCGGAAACGGCGTGCTCGGCGTGTTGCCCGCTTCCAGCCTGGCACATGCCCCCTCGCAAGCCCCACACGCGCAGGCGCTGGCCTATGCCGAGCCGGCACCCCACGCCCAGCCGCAAGTCGTGCAACAGAACGACGCCGCCAAGCCGGCCGCGCCGGCAGTGGTTCGCACCGGCTGGATCGTCCAGGTCGGCGCGCTCGAAAGCGAAAGCGAAGCCAAGCAGCGGATCGATCTCGCCCGCACCAAGGCTAGCGCCCTGCTGAGCAAGGCCGATCCCTTCACCGAGCCGGTCGTGTCCAAGGACAACCGGACGCTGTTCCGCGCCCGATTTGCCGGTCTTGAGCGCGATCAGGCCGAAGCGGTATGCCGCACGCTCAAGCGCGCCGACATTTCCTGCATGACCGTTCGCAACTGA
- a CDS encoding DnaJ domain-containing protein — MPTLIAGVVAVVVLYLLLQMFRAANPVVLARVIKIVGGVVALAVAAFTGLRGELAVAIPLGIFGAGLLGWSPFGPGGFSNIGGIFGGGQRSSGQASRVRSRFLDMSLDHDSGELSGRIVDGPNAGRSLDEFDLPQLIAMIAAFDAESVALLESYLDRRFPAWRQNAQGDTAGGQRRAAAGGKMTDEEAYQILGLQPGAGRDDISRAHRALMKKLHPDQGGSTYLAARVNEAKDTLLRTHL, encoded by the coding sequence ATGCCAACCCTGATTGCCGGCGTCGTCGCCGTTGTCGTTCTGTACTTGCTGCTGCAGATGTTTCGTGCGGCCAACCCGGTCGTGCTCGCGCGCGTGATCAAGATCGTGGGCGGCGTGGTGGCGCTGGCGGTCGCGGCCTTCACCGGGCTGCGCGGCGAGCTGGCGGTTGCCATTCCGCTCGGCATCTTCGGCGCGGGCCTGCTCGGCTGGTCGCCATTCGGGCCGGGTGGCTTCAGCAATATCGGGGGAATCTTCGGCGGCGGGCAGCGCTCGTCGGGACAGGCCTCGCGCGTCCGCTCGCGGTTTCTCGACATGAGTCTCGATCACGACAGCGGCGAATTGTCGGGGCGGATCGTGGACGGACCGAATGCCGGCCGCTCGCTCGACGAGTTCGACCTGCCGCAGTTGATCGCGATGATAGCGGCCTTCGACGCCGAGAGCGTCGCCTTACTTGAAAGCTATCTTGACCGCCGGTTTCCCGCTTGGCGTCAGAACGCGCAAGGCGACACGGCAGGGGGGCAGCGCCGCGCGGCGGCGGGTGGAAAAATGACGGACGAGGAGGCCTATCAGATCCTTGGCCTGCAGCCGGGGGCGGGGCGCGACGACATCAGTCGGGCGCACCGCGCCCTGATGAAGAAACTGCATCCCGACCAGGGGGGCTCGACGTACCTCGCTGCCCGTGTAAACGAGGCCAAGGATACCCTTCTTCGTACGCATCTCTAG
- a CDS encoding VWA domain-containing protein has protein sequence MAGEPIKPKSAGDVAAARAEARKGGRLPETKPSAAEDIAAFVAKARAMSPHRPGARGRLVFALDATMSRQPTWDMACALQADMFREAASLGSLDIRLVYYRGFNECRATGWISDSAQLARLMGKIDCQGGNTQIGKVLSEARREAVASGVRAVVFVGDAMEEAVDDLCAKAGELGLLKVPVFVFQEGHDAAAEQAFREIARLTGGAWCRFDPGAAAQLRELLRAAAAYAAGGREALLALSKTASGAAALIGQMK, from the coding sequence ATGGCCGGCGAACCCATCAAACCGAAATCGGCAGGCGATGTTGCTGCGGCAAGGGCCGAGGCGCGTAAAGGCGGCCGGTTGCCGGAGACCAAGCCATCGGCTGCGGAAGACATCGCAGCCTTCGTGGCGAAAGCGCGCGCGATGTCGCCACACCGACCGGGCGCCAGGGGCAGGCTGGTGTTCGCGCTGGACGCCACCATGAGCCGGCAGCCGACCTGGGACATGGCCTGCGCGCTGCAGGCCGACATGTTCCGCGAGGCGGCTTCGCTCGGCAGCCTCGATATAAGACTGGTCTATTACCGCGGCTTCAACGAATGCCGCGCCACGGGCTGGATCTCCGATTCCGCGCAACTGGCAAGGTTGATGGGCAAGATCGATTGCCAGGGCGGCAACACCCAGATCGGCAAGGTGCTGTCGGAGGCGCGCCGTGAAGCGGTGGCGTCCGGCGTGCGCGCCGTGGTGTTCGTCGGCGACGCCATGGAGGAGGCGGTCGACGACCTCTGCGCCAAGGCGGGCGAGCTCGGCCTGCTCAAGGTGCCGGTGTTCGTGTTTCAGGAAGGCCACGACGCCGCCGCCGAACAGGCGTTCCGCGAGATTGCGCGGCTCACCGGCGGCGCATGGTGCAGGTTCGATCCCGGCGCCGCGGCGCAACTGCGCGAACTCCTGCGCGCCGCCGCAGCCTATGCCGCCGGCGGGCGCGAAGCGCTGCTGGCGCTGTCGAAAACCGCCAGCGGCGCGGCCGCGCTGATCGGCCAGATGAAGTGA
- a CDS encoding alpha/beta fold hydrolase: MKRGILVLLSLSVLAAVAYFTANKWAIRHETIAFHDPDRDNRLVAVHIAVRRDKETQANAGLIKLPVAILNHGNTVKNTEYSFLSTVFASRGYLAISPQHDLPSDPPMVTRVGEPYVGRLPQIQRGVANIHFAIHEMQKVQPNADYEKVTMVGHSMGGDISMYFARQYPDEIKKVVTLDNLRVPFLTDGKFKILSFRSKDTHFKPDPGVVPDDEQCEQAGITVVNTGFQHNDMRDTGPDAAKSSIQSMLDKFLDESDKSGVLKPVPTKVPDILTSSPGPVPLSVPLASNPPKDKSVTN; the protein is encoded by the coding sequence ATGAAACGTGGAATTCTCGTTCTGCTTTCACTCTCCGTGCTGGCCGCTGTCGCGTATTTCACCGCGAACAAGTGGGCGATCCGACACGAGACCATCGCATTCCACGATCCCGACCGCGACAATCGTCTTGTCGCCGTTCATATCGCCGTTCGGCGGGATAAGGAGACGCAGGCCAACGCTGGCCTAATCAAACTGCCGGTTGCGATTCTAAATCACGGCAACACCGTCAAGAACACCGAGTACTCGTTCTTGTCTACCGTCTTCGCCTCGCGCGGCTATCTCGCGATCAGCCCGCAGCATGACCTGCCGAGCGATCCGCCGATGGTGACCAGGGTCGGCGAGCCCTATGTCGGCCGTCTGCCGCAGATTCAGCGCGGCGTGGCCAACATTCATTTCGCTATCCACGAAATGCAGAAGGTTCAGCCCAACGCCGACTATGAGAAGGTGACGATGGTCGGCCATTCGATGGGCGGCGACATCTCGATGTATTTCGCCAGGCAGTATCCCGACGAAATCAAGAAAGTCGTGACGCTGGACAATCTGCGCGTGCCGTTCCTGACCGACGGCAAGTTCAAGATCCTGTCGTTCCGTTCCAAGGATACGCATTTCAAGCCGGACCCCGGCGTGGTGCCTGACGACGAGCAGTGCGAGCAGGCCGGCATCACGGTCGTGAACACTGGCTTCCAGCACAACGACATGCGGGACACCGGACCTGACGCCGCCAAATCCTCGATCCAGTCGATGCTCGACAAGTTCCTCGACGAGTCCGACAAGAGCGGTGTGCTGAAGCCCGTGCCGACCAAGGTGCCCGACATCCTGACCAGCAGCCCGGGACCGGTGCCGCTGTCCGTCCCGCTGGCCAGCAATCCGCCGAAGGACAAGTCGGTCACGAACTAA
- a CDS encoding helix-turn-helix transcriptional regulator: MAASGTNSRQDELGDFLRSRRQKLTPKAVGLPEGRRRRTPGLRREEVAELAGIGVDWYIRLEQGRSVSPSAATIDALARALRLTKAEHRHLTELTQNSDRRAFVRETVPPAIRRTVEQLNLPAYVTGRRWDILAWNAAAEEIFAFSRLADADRNSLLSVLTNPATRRLFGASWTDEARRMVAQFRATHDLWAGDPAFRDLLARLREGCPEFAGWWEAHDVSGVAAGRKSLTHPKKGRLKLEYASFQANDDPALKLVIYTTV; this comes from the coding sequence ATGGCGGCATCAGGCACGAATTCGAGACAAGACGAACTCGGCGACTTCCTGCGGTCGCGGCGGCAGAAGCTGACGCCGAAGGCGGTCGGCCTGCCGGAGGGGCGGCGCCGGCGCACGCCCGGCCTGCGGCGGGAGGAGGTGGCCGAACTCGCCGGCATCGGCGTCGACTGGTACATCCGCCTCGAGCAGGGACGATCCGTCAGCCCTTCAGCGGCGACGATCGACGCCTTGGCGCGCGCATTGCGGCTGACCAAAGCCGAACACCGGCATCTGACGGAGCTGACGCAAAATTCCGACCGGCGCGCCTTCGTCCGCGAGACCGTTCCACCCGCGATCCGGCGCACGGTCGAGCAGCTCAATTTGCCGGCCTATGTCACTGGACGGCGCTGGGACATTCTCGCCTGGAATGCGGCTGCGGAAGAAATCTTTGCGTTCAGCCGGCTCGCCGATGCCGATCGCAACAGCCTTTTATCGGTGCTGACCAACCCCGCGACGCGGCGGTTGTTTGGCGCGTCATGGACGGATGAGGCCAGACGCATGGTGGCCCAGTTCCGCGCGACCCATGACCTGTGGGCCGGCGATCCCGCCTTCCGCGACCTGCTGGCGCGCCTGCGGGAAGGCTGTCCGGAATTTGCAGGATGGTGGGAAGCCCACGACGTCAGCGGCGTCGCGGCCGGACGAAAATCCTTGACCCATCCCAAGAAGGGCCGGCTCAAACTGGAATATGCGAGCTTTCAGGCCAATGACGACCCGGCATTGAAACTCGTCATTTACACGACGGTCTAA
- a CDS encoding zinc-binding dehydrogenase, which produces MKAAVLNAFGSPLAVENLPDPLLGTGEVIVDVAASRVLAYANEVLSGERKYLLELPVVPGPGAIGRIRATGPDATRLRPGDWVYCDPTVRSRDNALSPDIALQGLTAGSEGGLRLQRYFHDGAWAEQMRLPTENAVPIGDIDEDDAARWCALGTLLVPYGGFLAAQLQAGEIALVNGATGSFGSAAVAVALGMGAQCVVATGRNEQALGELTRRFGARVRTVPMRGHEADDRARILQAAPGPIDCVLDILPPAASAMLVRTAILAVRPHGRVVLMGGVGMQDGGGVDLPYSWMMRNGIMLRGQWMYPPHAATLMAGLIRAGLVDLDHFEVTAFDLDRANEAVAHAGANAGPFKMTVIKPR; this is translated from the coding sequence ATGAAGGCTGCCGTCCTGAATGCGTTCGGATCACCGCTTGCGGTCGAGAACCTCCCCGACCCGCTTCTTGGCACCGGCGAGGTCATTGTCGACGTCGCGGCGAGCCGCGTGTTGGCCTACGCCAACGAGGTCCTCAGCGGGGAGCGAAAGTACCTGCTGGAACTGCCCGTGGTGCCCGGCCCCGGCGCGATCGGCCGCATCCGCGCCACCGGCCCGGATGCGACCCGGCTTCGTCCCGGCGATTGGGTCTATTGCGATCCGACCGTGCGCTCACGCGACAATGCGCTATCGCCCGACATCGCCCTGCAGGGCCTTACTGCCGGCAGCGAGGGCGGCCTGCGCCTGCAGCGGTATTTCCACGACGGCGCCTGGGCCGAACAAATGCGGCTGCCGACGGAGAATGCAGTCCCGATCGGCGACATCGACGAAGACGACGCGGCGCGATGGTGTGCGCTCGGCACGCTGCTCGTGCCCTATGGCGGGTTCCTCGCCGCGCAGCTGCAAGCCGGAGAGATCGCGCTGGTCAACGGCGCCACCGGCAGCTTCGGCAGCGCCGCCGTTGCCGTGGCGCTCGGGATGGGAGCGCAGTGCGTGGTCGCGACCGGGCGGAACGAGCAGGCGCTGGGTGAATTGACGCGGCGGTTCGGCGCCCGCGTCCGGACCGTGCCGATGCGCGGCCACGAGGCCGACGACCGCGCGCGCATCCTGCAGGCGGCACCCGGCCCGATCGACTGCGTGCTCGACATCCTCCCGCCCGCGGCCAGTGCCATGCTGGTGCGGACCGCCATCCTGGCGGTGCGGCCGCACGGGCGGGTGGTGCTGATGGGCGGCGTCGGCATGCAAGACGGCGGCGGCGTCGACCTGCCCTACTCGTGGATGATGCGAAACGGCATCATGCTCCGCGGGCAATGGATGTACCCGCCGCATGCGGCCACCCTGATGGCCGGCCTGATCCGCGCAGGCCTGGTCGACCTCGATCATTTCGAAGTCACGGCGTTCGATCTCGACCGCGCCAACGAGGCGGTCGCGCATGCCGGCGCCAACGCCGGTCCCTTCAAAATGACGGTAATAAAGCCGCGATAG
- a CDS encoding division plane positioning ATPase MipZ, with the protein MLVQASQGQFGSAHVVVLGNEKGGSGKSTTALHIAVALMKAGQRVATIDLDCRQQSFTRYIANRSAWARRTGLDLEIPVHYCIKLGETMQIADNENSEFQQFAQAVGTVERAYDFIVIDTPGSDSYLMRLAHSMADTLVTPINDSFLDFDVLGTVDPATYSVTGESHYAEMVRDVRRKRRQVDGATTDWIVVRNRLSMIGSRNKQLVADSLKDLSLRLGFRSIDGFAERVVYREFFPRGLTALDDIDEATLGTRPSMGHVTAREEVTSLLRQLKLPLDERGRRRAANRAEWFTQVDKPLEVHDIIGDIISA; encoded by the coding sequence ATGTTGGTTCAGGCGAGTCAGGGTCAATTCGGGTCGGCGCATGTCGTCGTGCTCGGGAACGAGAAGGGCGGATCCGGAAAATCCACCACCGCCCTGCACATCGCTGTTGCCCTGATGAAGGCCGGACAGCGCGTCGCCACCATCGATCTCGATTGCCGCCAGCAGAGTTTCACCCGCTACATCGCCAACCGCAGCGCCTGGGCGCGCCGCACCGGTCTCGATCTCGAAATTCCGGTGCATTATTGCATCAAGCTCGGCGAGACGATGCAGATCGCCGACAATGAAAACTCCGAGTTCCAACAGTTCGCCCAGGCGGTCGGCACGGTCGAGCGCGCCTACGATTTCATCGTCATCGATACGCCGGGTTCGGACTCCTATCTGATGCGGCTGGCGCATTCGATGGCCGACACGCTGGTGACCCCGATCAACGACAGCTTTCTCGATTTCGACGTGCTCGGCACCGTCGATCCCGCGACCTATTCCGTGACCGGCGAGAGCCATTACGCGGAAATGGTGCGCGACGTCAGGCGCAAGCGCCGCCAGGTCGACGGCGCCACCACCGACTGGATCGTGGTGCGCAACCGCCTGTCGATGATCGGCTCGCGCAACAAGCAACTGGTCGCCGACAGCCTGAAGGACCTTTCGCTGCGGCTCGGCTTCCGTTCGATCGACGGGTTTGCGGAACGGGTGGTCTACCGCGAATTCTTCCCGCGCGGACTGACGGCGCTGGACGACATCGACGAGGCCACCCTCGGCACCCGGCCAAGCATGGGCCACGTGACGGCGCGCGAGGAGGTGACCAGCCTGTTACGGCAGTTGAAACTCCCGCTCGACGAACGCGGCCGCCGCCGCGCCGCGAACCGCGCCGAATGGTTCACCCAGGTCGACAAGCCGCTCGAAGTCCATGACATCATCGGCGACATCATCAGCGCCTGA